The nucleotide window TTTTACCACTGAAATACGGGAAATCTGCAGGTGATATAATCCAATTTGCCACTACCCTTTATTACGAGTTACTTCCAAATACAGGTGACCATTTTGATCCTGCTGATGATTAAATAGAAACTTCCACCTCTCAACTGACTCATTAAATAAGGCTTCATTATCTAAGTAAGTTGAAAGTGACATGATCAAAAGCATTCCCTAGTTTCCCCAATTTTTTCCCAGCTTCATGGTATTAAGAGGAAGTACTTTATCTGAAGAAAATTCTGAAAATCCTTCTGATCTTTCGAAGTCCAACTTGGTGAACGCTCAATTAAGGATGCGGCCACTATCATTGGAAGAAAATGTATGCTTGCAACTAAGGGGGTGTCCTCTTTTTTGCTATGTATTTAGTATGATTGTACCATGCTTTTATGATTCTGATTGATGCCTCAGCATATTTCTCTTCTCCTGTGATTTGGTAAAACAATGCTAACTCATAAGCTATATTTACATCTGTTACCAGACTTTCTTTGTTTTTTCTATCTCCCTCCATTTCCTTGTAAACAAAGGGTACCGAAAACTCTTTCATAGCATTAGGCTCATGCTTTAATTTATTATCAATCAAACTTGTAGCTGTTTCCAACCCGAATACGTTGGTTCTTTTTTTTCTTTAATTCTTGTTTGTAGTTCTGTTATTCTTGAATCATCAATAAGTACTGGATTTTTAATATTATTTAAATTTACATCATCTTGGTCATTTACAATGATTAAAATAAGTATAATCATAGACGATAGTATAAAAAAACCCTTAAAGCTATCTTTAAGGGTTTAATTTTTTACCTATAATGTAACAATTTCTTTTTCCTCAACTAGCTCAGGTCTACCGATTGATTTATACTTAAACTCAGTTAAATTAATTTGTTCTTTAGAATAAACATTCCTGCCATCAATCAATACTGGTGTCTTCATTACACCTTGAACCGCATTCAAATCAATTTCTTTGAATTCATTCCACTCTGTCAGTAAACAAATTGCATCACTACCAGCAGCTGCATCTATACCGCTATTGCACCATACAATACTAGGATGATTCATTTGAGCCTTAAAATTTTCCATAGCGACAGGATCAAAAGCTTTTACAGTTGCCCCGCCTTTTATTAACTCGTCAATAACCTCAAAAGCAGGTGCATCCCTAACATCATCTGTATTAGGTTTGAATGCAAGACCCCAAATAGCTACAGTTTTGCCGCTAAATGATCCCATTGAACTCTTAAGCTTTTCCAGTACGTTAAATCTTTGGTTTTGATTCACTTCAATTACTGCTTTTAAAAGCTTAAAGTCATAGTTAGCATTTCCGGCAATCTGCACTAGTGCGTTTGTATCCTTAGGGAAGCAAGATCCGCCATAGCCTATTCCAGCATTTAAAAACGCTTTACCAATTCTATTATCAAATCCCATACCCTCAGCGACCTT belongs to Mesobacillus sp. AQ2 and includes:
- a CDS encoding alginate lyase family protein, which encodes MKEFSVPFVYKEMEGDRKNKESLVTDVNIAYELALFYQITGEEKYAEASIRIIKAWYNHTKYIAKKRTPP